Proteins from a single region of Oreochromis niloticus isolate F11D_XX linkage group LG7, O_niloticus_UMD_NMBU, whole genome shotgun sequence:
- the ric8b gene encoding chaperone Ric-8B isoform X1 → MDLNNILSQLETASEEDIEKLLQQYNVENTQTFTFDPKEETLRSKLCHSVLTVLGRQVQPSCQKTCLETLRILSRDKRVLAPVATKEGMLTLAGMARLQAGEEQDADQKSSQEQTLSEENKRVVVEALKCLCNVVYNSPAAQQVCVDVQLVRGLCASLATARTWPHEVGLFTLRLLFLLSALQPAVRGLLRREWHAVRLLTEVLEHTLDVRWVGPYEAARPDPQAMPMPAENNERAMEALKAMFNLTLSETGGEEDDHQLRLIAAILRHLLMLKTETEEKTEEAHSHAVNLLNNLPVSYLDVLIDVPVQGGQEKYGGKNMDAIEVLLDFMEKRIDKQGSNYKEGLTPVLSLLTEGSRHHREIRRYIKAQVLPPLKDVKSRPEIGTTIRNKLVRLMTHVDMGVKQTAAEFLFVLCKESVDNLLKYTGYGNAAGLLAARGLLGGGRGETQYSDDEDSDTEEYKSAKPFINPITGHVEEPMPNPVEEMTEEQKEYEAEKLANMFDKLSRQHVIRPMGVKLDGTLAPLEETLCSPPEENSDSDSD, encoded by the exons TATTTTATCTCAGCTTGAAACTGCCAGCGAAGAGGACATCGAGAAGCTCTTGCAGCAGTATAATGTAGAG AACACCCAAACCTTCACTTTTGACCCAAAGGAGGAAACCCTGCGGAGT AAGCTGTGCCACAGTGTGCTCACAGTCCTTGGGAGACAGGTGCAGCCCAGCTGTCAGAAGACATGCCTGGAGACCCTCCGCATCCTGTCCAGAGATAAGCGTGTCCTGGCTCCTGTAGCCACCAAGGAAGGCATGCTGACCCTGGCAGGGATGGCAAGGCTGCAGGCTGGAGAGGAACAGGATGCTGACCAGAAAAGCTCTCAGGAACAGACACTGTCAGAGGAGAACAagagggtggtggtggaggcCCTAAAGTGCCTTTGCAACGTTGTATATAACAGCCCTGCGGCTCAGCAGGTCTGTGTGGATGTGCAGCTGGTTCGTGGTCTGTGTGCCAGCCTGGCCACGGCCCGTACGTGGCCCCACGAGGTGGGCCTGTTCACACTGCGCCTTCTCTTCCTGCTGTCTGCCCTCCAACCTGCCGTCAGGGGGCTTTTGAGGAGAGAGTGGCATGCTGTTAGACTGCTGACAGAGGTGCTGGAGCACACGCTGGATGTGCGCTGGGTTGGTCCGTATGAAGCTGCCCGTCCAGATCCGCAAGCCATGCCCATGCCTGCAGAGAATAACGAGCGAGCGATGGAAGCACTCAAAGCTATGTTCAACCTCACACTGTCTGAAACTGGTGGTGAG GAAGACGATCACCAGCTCCGGCTCATTGCTGCCATCCTGCGTCATCTCCTGATGCTGAAGACTGAGACCGAGGAGAAAACGGAGGAAGCACACAG CCATGCCGTGAACCTGCTGAACAACCTGCCTGTGTCCTATCTGGATGTTTTAATTGACGTGCCCGTCCAGGGAGGGCAGGAGAAATATGGCGGAAAAAACATGGACGCGATCGAGGTGTTGCTGGACTTCATGGAGAAAAGAATCGACAAG CAGGGGTCCAATTACAAAGAGGGTTTGACTCCAGTACTCAGCCTTTTGACTGAAGGATCCAGACACCACAGGGAGATCCGCAGATATATCAAAGCTCAG gtaCTTCCCCCACTGAAAGATGTGAAGAGCAGGCCAGAGATTGGCACCACCATCAGAAACAAGCTGGTTCGCCTCATGACACATGTGGACATGGGCGTGAAGCAGACAGCTGCAGAGTTTCTGTTCGTCCTCTGCAAAGAAAGCG TGGACAACCTGTTGAAGTACACGGGGTACGGAAACGCAGCAGGACTTCTTGCGGCTCGAGGACTTCttggaggagggagaggagagacTCAGTACTCCGACGATGAGGACTCGGACACAGAAGAATACAAATCTGCCAAACCTTT catcaaCCCCATCACTGGTCACGTCGAGGAGCCGATGCCGAACCCCGTCGAAGAGATGACCGAGGAGCAGAAGGAGTATGAAGCCGAGAAGCTGGCCAACATGTTCGACAAGTTGTCAAG GCAGCACGTAATTCGACCGATGGGTGTCAAACTTGACGGGACATTGGCGCCTTTGGAAGAAACTCTCTGCAGTCCACCTGAGGAAAACTCGGACTCAGACTCGGACTAG
- the ric8b gene encoding chaperone Ric-8B isoform X2 has product MDLNNILSQLETASEEDIEKLLQQYNVENTQTFTFDPKEETLRSKLCHSVLTVLGRQVQPSCQKTCLETLRILSRDKRVLAPVATKEGMLTLAGMARLQAGEEQDADQKSSQEQTLSEENKRVVVEALKCLCNVVYNSPAAQQVCVDVQLVRGLCASLATARTWPHEVGLFTLRLLFLLSALQPAVRGLLRREWHAVRLLTEVLEHTLDVRWVGPYEAARPDPQAMPMPAENNERAMEALKAMFNLTLSETGGEEDDHQLRLIAAILRHLLMLKTETEEKTEEAHSHAVNLLNNLPVSYLDVLIDVPVQGGQEKYGGKNMDAIEVLLDFMEKRIDKGSNYKEGLTPVLSLLTEGSRHHREIRRYIKAQVLPPLKDVKSRPEIGTTIRNKLVRLMTHVDMGVKQTAAEFLFVLCKESVDNLLKYTGYGNAAGLLAARGLLGGGRGETQYSDDEDSDTEEYKSAKPFINPITGHVEEPMPNPVEEMTEEQKEYEAEKLANMFDKLSRQHVIRPMGVKLDGTLAPLEETLCSPPEENSDSDSD; this is encoded by the exons TATTTTATCTCAGCTTGAAACTGCCAGCGAAGAGGACATCGAGAAGCTCTTGCAGCAGTATAATGTAGAG AACACCCAAACCTTCACTTTTGACCCAAAGGAGGAAACCCTGCGGAGT AAGCTGTGCCACAGTGTGCTCACAGTCCTTGGGAGACAGGTGCAGCCCAGCTGTCAGAAGACATGCCTGGAGACCCTCCGCATCCTGTCCAGAGATAAGCGTGTCCTGGCTCCTGTAGCCACCAAGGAAGGCATGCTGACCCTGGCAGGGATGGCAAGGCTGCAGGCTGGAGAGGAACAGGATGCTGACCAGAAAAGCTCTCAGGAACAGACACTGTCAGAGGAGAACAagagggtggtggtggaggcCCTAAAGTGCCTTTGCAACGTTGTATATAACAGCCCTGCGGCTCAGCAGGTCTGTGTGGATGTGCAGCTGGTTCGTGGTCTGTGTGCCAGCCTGGCCACGGCCCGTACGTGGCCCCACGAGGTGGGCCTGTTCACACTGCGCCTTCTCTTCCTGCTGTCTGCCCTCCAACCTGCCGTCAGGGGGCTTTTGAGGAGAGAGTGGCATGCTGTTAGACTGCTGACAGAGGTGCTGGAGCACACGCTGGATGTGCGCTGGGTTGGTCCGTATGAAGCTGCCCGTCCAGATCCGCAAGCCATGCCCATGCCTGCAGAGAATAACGAGCGAGCGATGGAAGCACTCAAAGCTATGTTCAACCTCACACTGTCTGAAACTGGTGGTGAG GAAGACGATCACCAGCTCCGGCTCATTGCTGCCATCCTGCGTCATCTCCTGATGCTGAAGACTGAGACCGAGGAGAAAACGGAGGAAGCACACAG CCATGCCGTGAACCTGCTGAACAACCTGCCTGTGTCCTATCTGGATGTTTTAATTGACGTGCCCGTCCAGGGAGGGCAGGAGAAATATGGCGGAAAAAACATGGACGCGATCGAGGTGTTGCTGGACTTCATGGAGAAAAGAATCGACAAG GGGTCCAATTACAAAGAGGGTTTGACTCCAGTACTCAGCCTTTTGACTGAAGGATCCAGACACCACAGGGAGATCCGCAGATATATCAAAGCTCAG gtaCTTCCCCCACTGAAAGATGTGAAGAGCAGGCCAGAGATTGGCACCACCATCAGAAACAAGCTGGTTCGCCTCATGACACATGTGGACATGGGCGTGAAGCAGACAGCTGCAGAGTTTCTGTTCGTCCTCTGCAAAGAAAGCG TGGACAACCTGTTGAAGTACACGGGGTACGGAAACGCAGCAGGACTTCTTGCGGCTCGAGGACTTCttggaggagggagaggagagacTCAGTACTCCGACGATGAGGACTCGGACACAGAAGAATACAAATCTGCCAAACCTTT catcaaCCCCATCACTGGTCACGTCGAGGAGCCGATGCCGAACCCCGTCGAAGAGATGACCGAGGAGCAGAAGGAGTATGAAGCCGAGAAGCTGGCCAACATGTTCGACAAGTTGTCAAG GCAGCACGTAATTCGACCGATGGGTGTCAAACTTGACGGGACATTGGCGCCTTTGGAAGAAACTCTCTGCAGTCCACCTGAGGAAAACTCGGACTCAGACTCGGACTAG